In Edaphobacter dinghuensis, one genomic interval encodes:
- a CDS encoding LacI family DNA-binding transcriptional regulator, with translation MPTIVEVAKHARVSIATVSNVIRGTRRVSPALQDRVQKAIRELDYSPNEIARSLKVKQTRMLALVLPDITNPFFPEIIRGAEDTAFDRGYFLMTANTDEQIGRERRIMSALRSYRVDGILLASAPGKDSGHIRSIMQGGISVVCLDRTVAGINTDAVLLDNVRGGRECVRHLIQGGHSKIAIITGSLSLQTGLERLRGYEEALRESDIEVDRNLVLEGDFRYESGYRLGKELLKRRVKPTAVFVCNGVMTVGVLKAFEELGVRCPEDISLATFDDLAVDRSFHPHLTAVVQPGYEMGARAATILMDRVEGKLTNEPFVVRIVPTLVVRESTRARKPRSSLRESNSIR, from the coding sequence ATGCCCACCATTGTGGAAGTAGCGAAACATGCTCGAGTCTCGATCGCAACCGTATCCAATGTAATCAGAGGCACAAGGCGCGTAAGTCCTGCGTTGCAAGACCGTGTCCAAAAGGCCATTCGCGAGCTGGACTATTCGCCAAACGAGATTGCACGGAGTCTGAAGGTGAAGCAGACTCGGATGCTCGCGCTGGTGTTGCCCGATATTACAAACCCCTTCTTTCCGGAGATCATTCGCGGAGCTGAGGATACCGCCTTCGATCGCGGCTACTTTCTGATGACAGCTAATACCGATGAGCAGATCGGCCGTGAACGAAGGATCATGTCGGCGCTGCGCTCCTATCGCGTCGATGGAATTCTACTGGCCTCTGCGCCCGGTAAGGACTCTGGACACATTCGCAGCATTATGCAGGGAGGTATCTCGGTCGTATGCCTGGACAGAACCGTCGCCGGCATCAATACCGACGCGGTTCTTTTAGATAACGTTCGCGGCGGTCGCGAGTGCGTGCGGCACCTGATACAGGGGGGGCATTCGAAGATCGCGATTATTACAGGCTCGCTGTCGTTGCAGACGGGACTTGAGAGGCTGCGAGGCTATGAGGAAGCGCTCCGCGAATCGGATATCGAGGTCGATCGAAACCTTGTGCTTGAAGGAGACTTTCGATACGAATCGGGCTATCGGCTGGGAAAGGAATTGCTGAAGAGGCGCGTAAAACCCACCGCGGTCTTTGTATGCAATGGCGTGATGACAGTCGGTGTGCTGAAGGCATTTGAGGAGCTGGGCGTGCGCTGCCCGGAAGATATCTCGCTGGCAACGTTCGACGATCTCGCTGTGGACCGCTCTTTTCATCCTCATTTGACCGCGGTGGTACAGCCTGGTTACGAGATGGGCGCGCGGGCAGCAACCATCCTGATGGACAGGGTTGAGGGCAAGTTGACGAATGAACCATTTGTTGTCCGGATTGTTCCTACCCTTGTGGTTCGCGAGTCGACACGGGCACGAAAGCCGCGGTCATCGCTCCGCGAAAGTAATTCCATTCGCTAG
- a CDS encoding TonB-dependent receptor domain-containing protein — protein MKTWRALPVVVFMVLMTILGLTSKAWAQADRGAIKGEVQDTQHASIPDAQITLKDEATGVVVTTTSGSSGQFNFLNLSAGVYTLNSTAKGFNTSVQQHITVGVGSTFGVTVTLEPGQVEQTVTVSGNAATVETQTSDIGTVITPQEIKDLPVSLNGDMRNPLNFVTLTPGVSGSTPGPSPDYRLHISGSNSYANEVYIDGVPVMNTNLGGDIGANHPPIDAIGQFKIINNNQSAEYGLASGIVSFAFNSGTNTYHGSLFDYLQNDALNAAGYVTNALGLKKAPLKQNEFGGTFGGPVWIPKLYNGRDKTFFFVDYTGFKYRPSSNNGTLTTFPNAFRAGNFSQALGPQLVDSASGQPVFDPEGRPIYSGQIYNPLSVHTFVRPEDGRSYQVRDPFPGNIIPAGLPGLSTVSQTILKSFPVADNDAINNNFHRLQSSKIDEHRLVVKIDEHLSEKHALAGSVFVGGYSNSNNGGLNLLDSSTTNSPTTQIRFTYNYTHSPTLVNNLNVGFIRDTGFTGPLQAGPGLAALGIQGLPPLASDSPYPDIGIGTVQNSIGSASASTDSENRYIVSDNVTLVRGEHTLTFGGELRRLRRDEGGLPGGSFTFEPTESGLNGTGFVNGNTAVSIPAGTGAPAASFLFGGLDFSRFDYPVEAAYSWWQGGLYAQDDWKATPNLTLNLGLRYDLQIPRTDINGKVSTMNPTLSNPAAGGLPGAFTYYGNGAGRNGKTRIGNIDYLGFQPRLGFAYSPDAAHKTAIRGGFAITRPIGNDNAENGIGGGLYNTGFAGLATVNRPQDYVGSPAYYWDNPYPAASISNGPDLDPGALVGNDNPPMIRPSSGTPPTQIYWSTQVQQEMPGGMVASIGYVGMHTYHLGVWSKPNQVDPAVAAQYSGAAATAGLPLNQFLVLPVNDPRAVAAGIKTPWAGFIQTFGAGATVGQSLRPFPQYGDVDNPLNPIGSVSYNGLQTSLQKRYSNGLTLLLSYTFSKTIGDVDSNNGATSGAENAIYAGSFYQDYYNPQSQRSVTSSDIPHVLSLSYTYELPVGPGKRFLNHKGVVGRAVGGWSVSGIHHYQSGRPIHIEYDAFGANNPYYSSDGFSFRPDVVPGVPLKNPAYSKKCSGPILATSGRTPCQFLINPAAFATPAPGNFGDAPNLFSSLRMPAYINEDLSLTKRTMIYDRMDLLFQANFFNALNRTIFSSGGNAQTFIINGAPPDLSTNSLQNSNTVFGLMTAQQNAPRIIQFGMRLEF, from the coding sequence ATGAAGACGTGGAGAGCACTGCCAGTTGTTGTTTTTATGGTTTTGATGACCATCCTGGGTTTGACGAGTAAGGCATGGGCGCAGGCGGATCGCGGCGCCATCAAAGGGGAGGTTCAGGATACGCAACATGCGAGTATTCCTGATGCCCAGATCACGCTGAAAGACGAAGCGACCGGCGTGGTCGTAACGACTACCTCCGGTTCCTCGGGGCAATTCAATTTTCTCAACCTGTCGGCAGGCGTTTACACCCTGAACTCGACGGCCAAGGGGTTCAACACCTCGGTACAGCAGCACATTACAGTCGGTGTCGGAAGCACGTTTGGGGTGACTGTGACGCTGGAGCCTGGCCAGGTAGAGCAGACGGTGACCGTTTCGGGAAATGCTGCCACGGTAGAGACGCAGACCTCGGATATCGGAACCGTAATTACTCCGCAGGAGATCAAAGACCTGCCTGTGTCGCTGAACGGAGACATGAGGAATCCGCTGAACTTTGTTACGCTCACGCCCGGCGTTAGCGGTTCAACACCGGGGCCTTCGCCGGATTACCGCTTGCACATCAGCGGCTCCAATAGCTATGCGAACGAGGTATACATCGATGGCGTTCCAGTGATGAATACGAACCTTGGCGGCGACATCGGTGCCAATCACCCACCGATCGATGCAATCGGCCAGTTCAAGATCATCAACAACAATCAAAGCGCAGAGTATGGGCTGGCAAGTGGCATCGTCTCGTTTGCGTTCAATTCAGGTACGAATACCTATCACGGGAGTCTGTTCGATTATCTGCAGAACGATGCTCTCAATGCTGCCGGTTATGTGACGAACGCCCTGGGGTTGAAGAAGGCTCCGCTAAAACAGAATGAGTTCGGTGGAACGTTCGGTGGCCCAGTCTGGATTCCCAAGCTCTACAACGGCCGCGATAAGACATTTTTCTTTGTCGATTACACCGGGTTCAAATACCGCCCCAGCTCTAACAATGGCACGCTGACGACATTTCCCAATGCATTTCGCGCAGGGAATTTTTCACAGGCGCTGGGGCCGCAATTGGTGGATTCCGCATCGGGCCAGCCTGTCTTTGACCCTGAGGGACGCCCAATTTACAGCGGTCAAATCTATAATCCTCTCTCTGTTCATACATTCGTACGACCGGAGGATGGCCGTAGTTATCAGGTACGCGATCCATTCCCGGGTAATATCATCCCTGCCGGATTGCCTGGCTTGAGCACAGTCTCGCAGACGATTCTGAAGAGCTTCCCCGTGGCGGACAACGACGCTATCAATAACAATTTTCACCGCCTTCAGAGTTCGAAGATCGATGAGCACCGCTTGGTTGTGAAGATCGACGAGCATCTTTCAGAGAAGCACGCTCTTGCCGGGAGTGTCTTTGTCGGTGGATACTCCAACAGTAATAATGGCGGTTTGAATCTGCTTGATTCATCGACGACCAATTCGCCGACGACGCAGATACGATTCACTTATAACTACACGCACTCGCCTACGCTGGTAAATAATCTGAACGTTGGCTTCATCCGAGATACCGGGTTCACAGGTCCTTTGCAGGCAGGACCGGGACTTGCCGCGCTGGGGATTCAGGGACTGCCTCCGCTTGCGAGCGACAGCCCATATCCTGACATTGGAATTGGAACGGTACAGAACAGTATTGGCTCTGCGAGTGCGTCGACTGACTCTGAAAACCGCTACATCGTCAGTGATAATGTAACGCTGGTTCGCGGCGAACATACGCTAACCTTTGGCGGCGAGTTGAGGCGTTTGAGAAGAGATGAAGGTGGGTTACCGGGTGGCAGCTTCACCTTTGAGCCTACCGAATCAGGCCTCAACGGAACAGGATTTGTGAATGGGAACACAGCTGTTTCCATTCCCGCCGGAACGGGCGCACCAGCCGCAAGCTTCCTCTTTGGCGGCCTCGATTTTTCGCGGTTCGATTATCCGGTAGAAGCGGCATATAGCTGGTGGCAAGGAGGGCTTTATGCTCAGGATGACTGGAAGGCAACACCGAATCTGACGCTTAATCTTGGACTGCGCTACGATCTCCAGATTCCTCGGACAGATATCAATGGAAAAGTCTCTACGATGAATCCGACATTGTCTAACCCTGCAGCCGGTGGACTTCCTGGTGCGTTTACCTATTACGGCAACGGCGCGGGACGCAATGGAAAGACCCGCATCGGCAATATCGACTATCTCGGATTTCAGCCCCGGCTTGGCTTTGCCTACTCTCCCGATGCGGCGCATAAGACTGCAATTCGCGGAGGCTTCGCGATTACCCGGCCTATCGGCAATGACAACGCAGAGAATGGAATCGGTGGCGGTCTCTACAACACTGGCTTTGCCGGATTAGCTACAGTCAACAGGCCGCAGGATTATGTAGGCTCGCCTGCTTACTACTGGGACAATCCGTACCCCGCAGCATCGATCAGCAACGGTCCGGACCTGGATCCGGGGGCGCTTGTCGGCAATGACAATCCGCCGATGATTCGTCCGAGCTCCGGAACTCCGCCGACTCAAATATATTGGTCAACGCAGGTTCAACAGGAGATGCCAGGAGGAATGGTTGCCAGCATAGGATATGTCGGTATGCACACCTACCATCTCGGTGTGTGGTCCAAGCCAAACCAGGTTGATCCGGCCGTTGCAGCGCAATATAGCGGTGCTGCGGCAACGGCTGGCCTGCCACTGAACCAGTTTTTGGTTCTCCCCGTCAACGACCCCAGGGCCGTAGCGGCAGGAATTAAAACTCCGTGGGCTGGCTTCATCCAGACGTTCGGCGCGGGTGCAACAGTAGGACAGTCTCTGCGGCCATTCCCGCAGTATGGCGATGTGGACAATCCTTTGAACCCGATCGGCAGCGTATCGTACAACGGACTTCAGACAAGCTTGCAAAAGCGCTATTCCAACGGATTGACGCTTCTGCTTTCCTATACGTTCTCAAAGACGATTGGAGACGTAGATTCCAACAATGGCGCTACGTCGGGAGCTGAGAATGCGATCTATGCGGGCTCTTTCTATCAGGACTATTACAACCCTCAATCGCAGCGTTCTGTAACCAGCTCCGATATCCCTCATGTTCTTTCGCTCAGCTATACCTATGAGCTTCCGGTTGGGCCCGGCAAGCGCTTCCTCAATCACAAAGGCGTCGTCGGCAGAGCTGTGGGCGGATGGTCGGTCTCAGGGATTCACCACTATCAGAGTGGACGTCCGATCCATATTGAGTACGATGCATTTGGCGCGAACAATCCCTACTATTCGAGCGATGGATTCAGTTTCCGTCCGGACGTTGTTCCGGGAGTGCCGCTGAAGAACCCTGCTTATAGTAAGAAGTGTTCAGGCCCGATTCTGGCGACCTCGGGACGCACGCCTTGCCAGTTCCTGATCAATCCGGCGGCATTTGCCACTCCGGCACCGGGGAATTTTGGTGACGCGCCGAATCTGTTCTCATCGTTGCGGATGCCGGCCTATATCAATGAGGACTTGTCGCTTACCAAGCGAACGATGATCTATGACAGAATGGATCTCCTGTTCCAGGCGAACTTCTTCAACGCACTCAACCGTACAATTTTTTCATCTGGCGGCAATGCGCAGACATTCATCATCAATGGCGCTCCCCCAGACCTGAGTACGAACAGTCTCCAAAACTCGAACACAGTCTTCGGGTTGATGACGGCTCAGCAGAATGCACCAAGGATCATACAATTCGGCATGAGACTGGAGTTCTAG